The Diabrotica undecimpunctata isolate CICGRU chromosome 11, icDiaUnde3, whole genome shotgun sequence genome contains the following window.
atctgttgattataatttgtAGGTGCTTCttatgatcttcagccgttttagaaaaaattaatatatcatcaatgtagtgaattacaaaatgttcatattgatccagaatatcatgaagacatctacatagagcactgcaagatgattgaagtccaaatggtactactttgaattgatatactactccatctatctgaaatcctgtatactgtctacttcttctttctagaggtattaaccaaaagctatgctgtaaatcgattttagtgaaaaatgacattcctgtaattcttcctaatattccatctatactcactggtgcttcaaattgcttttcactgatcttgttaatattccttgcatccaaacataacctgatttcacctgatcttttacgtactactactatagggtttatgaaacgtgtatctgccttctcaatgattccagcttctaacatattattaatcgttctgtttacttcttctctgtatttatatggtattgggtatgattttgttttaaaatctttttcttctttaacttttatactatggatataattttgtgcaactctattttctttattgacaagacccttgtgttgctgcaatatggaaacgactattgatttatattcttcaaggcaattaacttttatcacatcttcttcttctttacaaataaaattattcttcattatgtactcattattccttgcttctaattttacgcactccacctcgtaggcatccatctgcttaaaatttctattcctcaaatattcactacaattattctttacattcttttgggatatatccctatcatcaaaatgcatttcttcttcataaacatcattattttcttttaataatatcctatcaactcttatttcttcttccacctcatcttttttcattaatttaattatttgcccttccaaagttaccattttttcttcaaaatctatctttactttcttcttttccaattcatcatttcccattaatatatcaacacataaatccttgacaataaatccttgcatattaatttctttattaggaatattaattttaaaattggctagtttattaatttcacccaacttcttattatttgcaccaacaattttaatttttggaatctttattatatctgatagttttaatgtattaaaaataaaattctccgagaccaaagtactttctgaaccagtatctatcataattttattcattttatttttggccaaagcatttatataaattaaatgattcaataattttatcttcatctaaagaaataaattcagaaggtatTTCATAATAGCAATTGCCTAACtagtaattcagaaagtttactgaacaaaattttgattattagaattgtcagattgtgtcTGACCACTTGTATCTAATGTCCTATTTCTTTCATTACTATGACTTCTCATATTTTCTTTCCTTGTACTAATTCGTTCACTATCTTCACAGCTTCTATTTCTTCGTAtataatttacctgtctgttgtaattaggtcgatctgtatttcttctattgttaaaatcttgtctattataactcgtattgttattaaaattctgtctgttttgattattgttattattattgaaattttgtaaattatcaccatatctagtattattgtatgattgtctatattgttgattatcatttttattatattgaaagttattattattttttctgttgttgttattattacttgtcatattacctctttgtattctttgaataaaattaataaaactctctattgtttaaatattttgtacagttgctgtttgcacaacatcagcatcaaaatgtctagatacatttaagactgtttcatcctccctaagtggtggttctaaatattttgtaaccgttatcagttttaatgcataatctaccatatttgattttaaattgtgattatactttccaaaatataaaatttctctaaacttggcttgctctagttcaccccaataataatttaaaaatttattttcaaaatgtttgaagattatctaaatcattttcaacacTGGCAAACCAAATTGCAGCATTATCACTtagtgtcattctaatataatctttgatattattaatattattcactaatcttaatttatgttttaaactatttatgtatactctaggatgcagattttttatattaccagagaatttaatcccagtctcatttgttaaatttaaataaggtctccctatgtctctcatttgtgaaatatcatctattctctgttccacatttcttatttgattactatttatttggatattttgttgtatatcgtctaatttttcttctgtgtttctcctgtcttcgttaatttttacttctaagttacatttctgcaactctattttttgttctatatctatcttattatcttcaataatcctctttacttctgtcctctcattttctatccttttcttgtagtcattccgtatattttttatttcatttgctacttttttctctgcagcttcaatttttttatccatttgtttttctatttgttttacaattttattattattatcttctattttcttttctaattttctataattctctttcaatttctgttccatttttttcatgtcttctttgacttcttttgaattctctgccatttttttcgtattctcttccattttctgttccatttttttcatgtcttctttgatttcttttgaattctctttcattgtcttgttcatctgcatcattaatgacatcaaagctgccatattgacattttcctctctttctggattcatttctgcagtatcttgtggaacttgaactaaactctcctcttgtataggttgtgtttctacttccacatcttcttcattctttttactTCTTGTACCTTTTTTTCCTTGAGACagtttgagactttacttgttcaaatgtaattaaaataaaatctataattttttctttctaatgataattaatttaattatatgagagcacttatcttcccaaactaattcttttaaatagagagccccgcggtgggcgccaaattgttatgatgtattctttgtgaatgatgagcagtgagtgttttttaataatatatatagggttttatcGCGgctctcaaagaattagtttgtaagcacttttttaaattatctttattatatctattatgaaacacacatatatatctaacataaccaatgcaaaatttaaaataaactatttttaaattgaaattcttatgaaactaattaaattatatagacaatgtaaaatttaaacaaactatctttaaaattgaaataattatgacactaactaaattatattaacaaaattttgtacctttctttcactgaatgcctaaatgaaaatgttctccaaaaaaagattttaatcaccactcaatgtcttcgttctcagcctcggttatccttgtttttgtgaaattactttttccaattatcaccttccttcttcttcttcttcttaaagtgcctatccgtcccggatgttggcgatcatcacggctatctttactttgtttattgcagcgcggaacagttcagtggtagtcgttataattttaattttcaattgatactttcttccattatccaattaccatttttacataacataatttttaatcttcaataatattatctttatactgttccttaatcttcattgaatttattatattgaacatctggaccgtCTGACTgacttactgaacaattgacttcactaactaaatgtgtctatcttctaactaactttcttactaactgactggcctcatagtaactgtaactgataactgatgccaaatcaccgggtatttatatctttttccatgttccagagtCATCTGgccagaaatcatgttcgatttgttccatctcctacatctctaaattttctggaacagtccatttcgcaaacaaagccatctccggtgatctagagaattccttacttttcgatcgagaattttatcgacattttttaggcttttcagatcagaatataaacttaaatcagtgactatatataaactaaacatttttaaactaacatattattataaccccacttatattcgtaaattctTATTCAACTGtcatttaaatgtatagttggttgtctatgcacatggctcacttaaatatattgacaatattataattataaaaaaaatactttttatatgctaatttcttaaaaatgccctcacataaataatttttataatattctctagtatataacttcttaaaataaccaaatactttttatatctaatattatctagtatataacttataaattaattttttaaacaatatcatttcaatatatatatatacatatatatctgaTATAATATTACTAATTTCTTGTTTGgaagatattaatttgtttttataagaaaGAGTGTTAATGTGAATTGAGTTTTGTTCACCTTTTAGTGTACGTACTTTATTCCAGATTGTAGTCATAGGAGTTGATGAATTTATGGTAGAAACATAATTTGACCATGTTtctttttacttttcttaataaGATATTTAGTTTTTGTCCTAGGTTTTTTAAAGTTGCTAACGTTTTCTGTTGTTTTATgtctttttaaaacattgaaaGCATGTTTGGTACATTTCATAGCTAAAGctacttctttattccaccatggtactgGTTTTCGTTTGCAAGgttttgtttttcccactgcaATATTAGCGCATTTTAGTATAGTATCATTGAAATGATGAAGAGATGAATCTATGCTATCTTCTAGAATAAAGTTCGTAAGATAATTATTTATTAGATCTCTATATAAGTCCCAGTTTGGTGAGTTTAATTTCCATTTTTGGTAAACAGGAATATTCGGTTGATCATGCCCAATGGTTTCAATTGTTAGAGGAAAATGATCGCTATTATATAGATAATCAAGACTATTCCAAGAAAAACTTGTAGCTAATGAGTGATCACACAACGAAATATCGATGGCAGAAAAAGTACTATTGTGGTAGCTAAAATGAGTAGGTTTAgcagtattaattaatattagATTTTGATTATCTATTAATTTCTGAAGAAGTCTACCACATTTGTCTGTTTTTATACTACCCCATATGATATTATGACAATTTAAGTCACCAAGTATTAGTTTGAAAGCAGGAATATCATCGATTAAGCGCTGTAAGTCTTCAAGTACATTTTCATTTGGATGAGGGAggtaaatgttacatatgttaatAGGTCTGCAGTTGATATTGCATGATATAGATACAGCAACGGCTTCCAAATTGGTGTTTAGGTGAATTTTTCTTGCTtctacataattttttacaaaaatacccATTC
Protein-coding sequences here:
- the LOC140452608 gene encoding uncharacterized protein, with protein sequence MGIFVKNYVEARKIHLNTNLEAVAVSISCNINCRPINICNIYLPHPNENVLEDLQRLIDDIPAFKLILGDLNCHNIIWGSIKTDKCGRLLQKLIDNQNLILINTAKPTHFSYHNSTFSAIDISLCDHSLATSFSWNSLDYLYNSDHFPLTIETIGHDQPNIPVYQKWKLNSPNWDLYRDLINNYLTNFILEDSIDSSLHHFNDTILKCANIAVGKTKPCKRKPVPWWNKEVALAMKCTKHAFNVLKRHKTTENVSNFKKPRTKTKYLIKKSKKKHGQIMFLP